Sequence from the Amphiprion ocellaris isolate individual 3 ecotype Okinawa chromosome 1, ASM2253959v1, whole genome shotgun sequence genome:
CAGCTCTGGCACACATCACAAACATGTCAACTTCCCACAGATGTTAAACAGAGGTTTACGTTGACGCTACTAAAAAGAAAACTTAGACTGTAAACATTAAAGTACAGTCAGAGATCATAGAGTGTGTGTCGGCACATGTGGACAAACCGTACAAGAAAAAGCATTTCATGGCCCTGATAAAATGCCTTGAGTGATGAAAGTTGCTGTTTTATATgaataataaatacagtaagTCTTTATATACAGTGAGAGTCAAGCTAGTTGGAGGCCAAGGTCTactgtgggtaatgtaggcacCAGGAATAACAATGTGTGGATAAAATAGAAAATGGCTCAGATTCTGCAGCATCAATTCTGACTtgagtttaaccctcgtgtcgtcctgcgggtcaaaattgaatcatcttaaagtttgaaaatgtggaaaaaaaaaaaaaaaaattttcacagtgaaacttctgacgtccacattttcaacattttttgggaaatctttgaacatttttttggtggaaaaagagaaatgttaaaaatgtttctttaagaacattcacaaaaaaatcaaccaaaatccaacaaacttcgctgtgaatgttcttaaagaaaatattagaagttttactgatatatatgtaatgattttagatatttttaggatttttttgaagatttttactcattttttgaaaatatttacaagaattttcttggcaaatttggggatttttttttttttaaatacaacttttaagggaaacttttaaggaattattggaatttccttcctgaaggttttgcaaattttcagaaactggccaaatttttttttgctgaatttttggatttttttcagacaagaaaatattttttgggtgcgcataagtgaagacaacaggaaggttaaccATCCAAGACGCTAATTGCGGTCTTAAATCAATCTTTTCAAATTGTTCACACGTCAAACTCGATCCGGCCAAAAGCATTTTCTTGTCTCAAAGATTAagccagaggtgtcaaacatgtggcccgtggggcaaaaccagccctccagttgggtccaatctggcccgagAAACGACTTTGTGAAGTGTAAaaactccagagaagacattaactgcaatttgtacatttgtaaaactataaatttaaaatttctagaccatgacaagttgttttgatcagaaagtaaaatactggattgcCCACTGgtctatcattttgtgtctcatttttgtgatattttatcttgtttttactctaaactctacaaaccaacactatgaatacaaaaaacagaagtctacaaaattaaactgaactaaCAAAACCAAGCTCaggaggggtactcacaagatgggggaaACTGAACAGAGAGGTGGGGAAACAGGCTGAGGGAATCCAGGGGCAGACGGAGATGAGACAAGACAAAGAGCCTGGAGACAGAAGTAAGGCTAGCGAGAATCAGGGAGAAGATCAGAGTCCATGTGGGGTAATCCAGGGGGGGAAAACAAAGTCCAAAAGTGGGGATGCAGAGTCTCAGTGGGGATGTGAGTctttatgatccagcagggagtgaatgaaagcacagagcttaaatactgGAAGTGAGGTAGAGAACAGGTGAGTGgagtgaactaattactgcaggtgacactcgttgcagtaatcagcagatagagtgcaggcaggtgaagcagggagagagagacaggagggagagatgacagacagagggagccagagagagagagacaggtcaaaacagaaacagatgaggaacaatgggagaaagatggaaaaagagaaaaaaggaggaagaagggcagaggctggagcaggatcataacagtagacatctgtgatctggaagttgtaatgtgtaaatgataaactgaggcttaatgtTCAAATTCAAACttcattttcttcagaaatgtcaggttgttcataatgttttgtaaaaagataattccttaaatgtgaacaatatacttttttgcactaaaacaaaggaaaaatttgccGTCGTCGTTATTTgtcggttattatgctgtgattttactcatccagcccacttgagatcaaagtgagctgaatgtggaacctgaactaaaatgagtttgacacccctggattAAGCCATGCAACTTTAAGTTCACATGGTTGGTACAGTGCAACAACAAATGACTCATTTAATATGTCTAGGAGTCTTTTTTTAAGCAGCATTGTTAGGCTCATGAAGTCCAATATagtcaaacatgacaaaaacaaaaagatttttaaacatCTAACtccaaaaccacaaaatctTGGAACGTGGCTGCAGGAATttcagccaaaaaaagaaaaaaaaaagtatttcctGGCTTGCAGTGGTCCAGTTCATGTTCAGTTCAGCTCAACCAAATGTATTTGGATgaggtttaagtcaggactctgTCAAGTTCAACCACACCAGATTGGGAAAGCCGTGGAACATGAAAAGGCCCTCCTCTCCAATCTGCTGCTACAAAGAAAGCATCTATACAGTGTCTTTAGTGCCAATGCATGCTGTAATATTTCGATTATGTGAATTAAAACACAAGTTTGGAATCTTATTTACTCCCTATAAACTCCTCGAGCTACTCAAAAATATGTGGACAGGGTGTCTAGTTATAAGGGAACATTCTCACACAAATTCCCCACAAattctaataatgttttaaagaaaattcaATCTGATGTTCGAAGaatgtattaaccctcgtgttggcctgcgggtcaaaactgacctgtttcaaagtttgaaaatgtagaaaaaaaaatattgtcacaatgaaacttctgatgtccacattttcaacattttggggaattttttgaacattttttggtggaaaaaaatatttaaaaaagaaatgtttctttaagaacattcacaaaaaatcaaccagaaatccagcgaaattcgctggattttggttgatttttttgtgaatgttcttaaagaaaatattacaagttttactgatatatatgtaatcactttagatatttttaggattttttttcaaagatttttactaattttttgaaaatatttacaagaattttcttgccaaatttgggggattttttaaaataaaacttttaaggaattaatgaaattttcctcctgaaggttttgcaaattttcagaaaattggggaagttttttgctgaatttttggatttttttcagacaaggaaacaatattttttggtgcccgtaaatgaggacagcaggagggttaaggatgtttataatttaaaattttttctaTAAGGTAAATGTTGACCAGACTGCAAAATTCAGAGGATGCTTTGAAGATGTTGTCAGGACCACAGATTACGTTATATGATAACAAATGCAGAACATCCTGattgcaacattcagaaaatgttttaaagatgtAACCTGAGGCCTGAGATGCCAAAATGTACATTccaaaatgttcctgtaataaaaatctattaaaaaaggTCGAGCATTTTGGCCAGTAATATCCTGAGGATGctttggggatgttgttgaggtgaCACATTACAGAATGTTCTTCCTTACAGCATTCTCACAACGTTGCATGATAACAAAGGAGAGGAGGGTTTCGGAGTGGGCGAGTGATTATCAAACAGTCATGCTGCGATCCACACCAGACCACATACTGGATATTTGAGGAAAGTATTTAGCTACCGTGCTTGTTGCGGTGAATCCCATCGCTTTTAAAAAGCGAGGGACGATTCCAGAAAAGGTTGAAGTTCTCAATAAAAACCATGCTGAAAACTGTGCATGTAGACTGCAGCcaggtgacaaaaatgagaaacaagacaccaaaaacatgagacaaacgacaaaagtcagacaaaaaaagcaacaaaaacaagacaaaatattacaaaaatgaggctcaaaatgacaaaagaacaatgagcaatatagtattttatgaCCAAGGTCTCGAAATTATTccacatttatagttttacatatttacaatttgtagttaatgtcttctctctgacactttacaaagtcgtcccatgggccggattggaccctctggcaggcCGATTGTGGCCAGCGGACCGCACGTTTGACACCCCCGCATCAGAGGATAAAGCTGGCAGCTCAGAACAATTTTGTAGTGATTTGCAGTGATCATTCCCACTGAGGGGGCAAATGGACCAAGACCAAtccaacaaaatgcaaaaacagagcCACTTTATCCCCTTACTATAGGAGTCAAGGGTtcaagtttttcctttaatttgtcgcCCATCTTTATAGCATTTTGTCAAGGTGCTTTGAGCAGTGTAATTACAGCTCCTACCCACAAGATGTCAGTAGTGTTCTAAATTATGTATGTGGCAACTGACTGAGATTAGTCAGAAATAGAAAAGACAGCATGAGAAATAACATTTGAGAGATTAATAGCAAAAATAGTCGAATAAATACCAAGAAAATAAACACTGCTGTACATCCTCAGAGTCTCTTTATGACTGCTCTCGGATGGTTACATGATCTTCCTCAGAGGTGTCCTTTGGTGCTCTTACTGGACGAAGTATCTGATCGGCCTGCTGCTGGCAGGGCTCCTGTTCTTAGACTGCTGAGGCAGGCAGAGGACAGGAAGTACAGACATCCCACAGAGGGTGGCAATCATCCCAGGGCGCAGTGATGTGGCAGATATCAGTCTACAGTCTTGAAGCACACAGCATTGTGGGGGATAAGATTTAAAAATCGAATGACATAAATGTGTCAGAGGGAAGGCAAAGAAGTAGGAACATGCATTGTATTGCAATTCCATGTAACATTTATGCAAATTTAAAGATTCTAGTGTTTTTTAAGAAGCTTGACACTAAGAAAATGATGTTGGACTGTGTTTTTGATCATTCTGGGGGCATGTGTTTCTCTTATTTATATCCAAGCAGTATCTATATGAATGTATACCATTcactgctgctttaaatgtttgattCCATGTCCCAGTTGCTCTCATTAACAAAGCTGAATAGgatttaattttgtgtttcattattaATAAACCCCTGGTGAATATATTGCTAATTTTTTTATGCTGTAAACTAACTAATAAAGCATCTGTGTTTTCCCCACTCTTACCAGCAGAtatgtttgtggaaaaaaacacagttgaaCATCAGCATATTAAAAGCAAGCTGAACTTTAGCAGTAATATGCACACACCAAGTAAATGGCACTCAGCCAGCCAGCGATGAAGCTAAACCTTCACAGGGTGGCAGCTAATACAACATCACTCCTACATTCAGTGTGGGGTGAACATCAACTGACAGTAAACAGAATTAAATGCTGCCAGAGGAAGGTATTAAAGTGATGAGTTCATATCTGGACGCTGCTTGTCAAAATGGCAAACAAACATAAACGGTGTGAAATAAAAAGAGTCCTCTTCTGGAAGAATCACTGACCAGGATGCACTGCAATCTCACAGAAAGCTTTCATAAGCCTGAGGATTAACGGGCGACATGCCACATTATCCAAATCATATGCTTTAATGCTTCCAGTAGCTTGCTAGTTGCAGACAGTCTGCAGAGAAAGAGTGAAATGTGATTTTAGAGTGCTGTGGATCACAAGCTTTTTCATGATACCGTCTGATTTTTACCTCGGTTTAAGGAACTCTTATTGGAAGACATTTTGATGTGACttttaataaaagaaatgaTTCTTCTACACTCCCTCCTACTGCTGAAGTCTAATAAAAGAAGTTTGAAATGAAACCACTTCATATTGCCAGGAGCCTCACTTTTGGAGGCTGAATAGGCCACTGGAAACTGAATCTAATAACACCTGCAGAATGATCCAGAAGAGACGTGAGCCTTCATCTAATTAGCAAAACCTCACGAAGGCAAAGGCTGCCATAAAACTGACCTAATATATCTCCCCTTTGTTTGTGTGCTTAAATGCCTTTTTAATAACGGTTGCTATTGACCGGCCAGTGGAAGATCTACAACCGTGACGCAGGTTGTGAATGACGCACGAAATGGGCGTTTTTTTCTGCTCAAACGCTGCAAAAAATATTCAACCAAGCATTTTTGTTAAGTGTCCTGTGCACTCGTAACACTAGATTTGGAATTAATCAACTACTAGGCTGCTGCATGAAGGTctcactcatttttttttcggaAGCTTTAAACAGAAAAGTGGAGAAATCTGTGTGTAAAAATATGGATTTGTTCCTTTGGCGTGCGTAATCGTCCACATACTTTCCGTTTTGCTTCTTTTGGTCATCAATTGAGAAATTCTATTGAAGGACCGAATAGAGCAGAACAGCCTGGACACTTTTTGCAGTgttcacctcctcttcctcttctcctcctcctcgtcctcctctgtGAAGGCAGAGGGGGCAGGTCCCGCTGTAGTGGGCTGTATTACTGCCTCGGCAGGTGATGCTGTAGCTCACACGGGCTTGAGGAGCCTCCCTGCTTATCTGGTTATAATTATAGAGAGGTGACCTGGTTTCAGCACCGCGGTTCGTCAACAGCTCCAGAGTACAGCGGAGATTTGGCCCAGCCCCTCCCCGCCCGGTCCGTCTGACAGAGCGGGTGCCCAGGGCGCAGCCTCGGCGGCAGTTTCAGCACCAGCGGCCGGTCGGAGCGGAGCTGTCCACACATTcagcactttttttcttctggagGTTTGAAAGCAGAACACAAACAGCACGAGAGCCCGGAGACATTTCGCTCCAGGGTGCGCTCCGAGACAGCTTCGTTCAGGATGGCGTCCAAACACGTCGGCGTTTTCGTCCTTTTCCAGCTTCTAGTTCTGAATGTAGTGAGCCAGACATCTGCCTTCCCCACACCTACAGCCTCAACGGATGGTGagttaaaatatatttctagCACACTTGCACTGTAAAGGAACTGTAGGAATTTTGACGCGAAGTGTTTTTGGAGACAGCCAGTGATTGACCGCAAACTACAATAAGGTCATAAAACTCTTTACCCAACACGCATGCTGcctgaaataataaaacaatataaaaacagcaatttCTATTTATGTTTCATGTGGTTTGAATGCTGGCATTAGGAACTCCAGTTGAAATGAAGCTGTACCCtttatgacaaacaaaacatggcAGAAATCAATGCGCTCAAAGTTGAGCTCAGCAGTGACTGGGGGTGGTTTTAGTGGCGCCTGGTCGCCTGGAAAGGCCGCTTGTGGTCTATTTTAGCTGCAGTTTAATCTTTTGTTTGGTAATCCGATTATGCTCTGCCCCTGCGGTGGTGAGTTGGGAGAGCAGAAACGCATCACATCACAGGAGTCTCAAAGCTAAACatgaactaaaatgacaaaaaaataattgagTGAGTCAAAGTTTGAAGAAAAAGTGACACTTTTTCGAGGAAATAGCCCATTTTATCTTATAGATTTGTTAAAAGTCTGTCTTACAAAATCTGTGTCTGTGTATTAATAAGAAagcgttttttttctgttgcagatAAAACTGTGTACAACAGACAGCTGACAGAAGAAAGACCACTACAAGAGCAGGTGAGCTCCTCTTTCTCCAGCTAATATTCTCATCCAATATCCGGCCAAATGGTCTTTATGGTCACTCCTCAAACAGCCTGCTTATTAACCCAGTAAACATTATTAATCCGAGTTTATGCCCTGAGTGGAAATTGTTTGTTCAATGTTTCCCCAGATTGCAGAGGCGGACAGCGTGAAGGCTGCACTCCAGTCGGCTGGTAAGAGGAAACCTTGCTCCCAATCAATTAATGACTTTATTTCCGCCTGCTGAGTGGATTCGTGTGCACTTCCAGTAAAACAGGCTTCATGTGTGCTGGAGCCACAATTCAACACTTTTCCATCTCTTTTACTTGATGCAGAGAGCAAACGCTCAGCCGCCTCCAAGGATGCAGGGTCGGAGCAGGATGACTTCACCATGCTCAAGTCACTGGCTGATGGCCAGAAATCAAAGGAGACCACTGAGGTGCCCGTCAAGAAGGAGGATCAGTACGTCCCCGATGAATCCGACTCCACCAAGAGCCGGCGTCTGGCTGAGGACTACGACTCCACCAAGAACGGAATGGAATACGGCAAGTACCAGGGTATGAACCGTCACCACTTGTGTTGTTGATCTCAGTCCTTCTGCTTGTGCAACCTTTGCCCTGTTGCCAAAGGCAGGCGTCAGGCTGCGTGAATCTGTGTCTCACTGGCAGACATTTTAAGAAAGAGTAGGAAGAGGAAACACGTGTGTGCGATGGGGATaagcagagacagaaggagtCAAAGAGAGAACACGTGAACGCAGGAGAGAAAGATTATCCTGTCCCTCTGCGACGCTGCAGTTGTGAAAGCTCATGCTgggctccagcagcagcttttacTCCAGTCTCCACCACAGGAGAGTTTTAAAAACACGCCTCAGCACTGCTGACCCTTCCTGCCTCATCTCTGTTTCACATAAAGTAATGAAGAATGAAGCTTTAACTtgataaatcacagaaaaaataaacactctATTTAGTTTATTTGAGTCCATATTTGTAATTTCACCCCAAATCCAatcatttttctgatatttacaCGTACTTCTCGTCTCAGCAGATTTCTCCAGATGAGCTTACATTTCCCTGCATCTGCATGTAATTTGATCATCGTGCATAAATTCTGTCTCTGAGTTGAGGTGACTCAGACACTAAGCGCTGACATTTCACCAATTCCTGCTGTCAGTCAATCCAGCAAAGAAAAGTAGCTCCTTAGATTACTGTACGGCTAAATGTGGCCAGCACAAGTCTagatttcatttctttattatcTAGAGTGAGACAAAAATAGAGACGGTGTTTGAAAGTACAGTACATCGGTGATGAGTCAATCTGCCAGTGCAGGCAAAAGTATTCTGGCGCtgcttatttttattgtatgttGGACCTTAGAAAGCAGCGGGGGCTGTTATGTAAGAGTCAAGCTGTAACAATCGCACATCTTTTACTCAGTAGATCAACAAAATGCTGAATACGAAGAGAGAAGAAGTCATTTCCTAGTGACAAATCTTTTTCCATTTATAGCAGAATAGtagagtagaagaaggagaaaacaaGTGTAGAGAAAAGAGAGATCAAGCTACATTTTTATAGTTTGAGTGGAGAAAAGTTGGAATAGTTAAGATCATCATTAGTAGGACATAAATccaattaaaaaatatacatccAGTCAAACAGATCAAGCATGTGAGCGAAGTTTAAAATGGTAATAAGCGTCTTGTCTCCTCTCAGACGACCCAGAAAGCTTCCGTCAGGTTGATGGCACTCCGCTGACAGCTGAAGACATCGTCCAGAAGATTGCAAACAAGATCTATGAGGAAGATGACAGAGGAGTGTTCGACAGGATCGTGTCCAAACTGCTCAAACTGGGGCTGGTGAGTTGAGAGCTTCATTCAGCTCAGCACAGCACGCCGTATGGCATTTTCTCAACAGgaactctctctccctctctctctgtcctcactGGGAGATGAAGAGATGTGTGAATTGTGTTTTGTTCCCTGATTTCTAGTGTGAATTACTTTTCCGACACTCAATAGGCAGTTCGGCTGCTCCGTTAATTGCTCCTGAGATTGAGTGCTCGAGGACAGTGATCAATacgcactaaaaaaaaaaaagggaaaaaaagatgtttaaagTCAGCACATATTGTCCTTTTCCATCCAAACaaatttgtcttttctttctcgCTCTGTAGATCACAGATAATCAGGCCGATACTCTGGAGTACCAGGTGGCCGAGGCTCTGCAGGATCTCATCACCAAAAACGCCAAGAACAACGAGATCGAGGGTGCCGAGAGCAACGACCAGGAGACCAGAGGAGAGCAGGACGACCAGGGTTCAGACACGGTAAAACCAGCGAGGAAAAGCCGTGGTTCTAATGAGAGTGATGACAACAAGGAGGATAACAGAAACTCTGGCATTTCTAGGACGCATGGGAGCCACCCAGGCGCCGCTACAATGAAGACGAAGACGAAGAGGAAGAAGACGAGGACGAAGTTGAGGATGAGGTGGACAGAGatgcagaggaggagggggataCACCTGACAACACCTGGGACAAAGGGACCGAAGAGGGCAACGAGGTGAGCCCCGAAGACGGCCTCCAGGACCTGCAGTACTTCCCCAACTTCTACCGCCTCCTCAAAAGCCTCGATTCAGGTACAAACACGACCCAAGaactgtgacattttacatcacagccgcagaaagaaaaaaaaagtttttcagcaTCTTCCTTCTAAAAATAGCAGCTCTTCAGAATTGTTGgtttgcttttgttgtcatAGCAATGTTGCTCTCAAACATGTGTCAGTGCTCGTTCTGTCCACTTTTGTAGGAAGTGCACCcacacacccaaacacacaaacagaaacacacacacacaactaatTATTTATAATCCAATCATCATGATCCCTACAGTTAAACACCATGTGGTAACATTAGCACCATGGTAACCAGCTACCCTCGCCAGGTGCTGCTGGTTTTCAACATGTCCTCTGCTTTGCTGCTACAGAACAAGACACTCAGGAGAGAGAGACATTGATTACCATCATGAAGACACTGATTGACTTCGTGAAGATGATGGTGAAGTACGGCACCATCACACCTGAGGAGGGAGTGTCCTATCTAGGTAAGACATGATATTATGCCAGAATGAACATGAAGCATAGAATTGACTGCATATTGGGTGCCACAGTTCTTgaaataattcaataattttggaaatatttagcTTGGCAAGTCATTCTTGCTCTTGGAAACAGCAGGTTGACAAAATAGCCTTAATGTAAATTTGAGTTCTTGGGGTTATAGTAGAGTCATAATGTGGTCGAAGTCAAAgaaaaaagtcagataaaaagtcCATGAAGGCTAGTTTTGACAGTTGGTGCCACAGTTCTTAAAATGTATGgataattttgcatttcttaaaTTTTGCAAATCTTTCTTGGACTTGGGAATAGCAATTTGGCAAAACAGCCGTAAACTAAAGTggatttattagatttttcCCTCAGATTCCAACTGTGCATTAGGGTCATGATGTGGTAGAATTTGAGTAAACAGTGTCATGAAAAAGTCCAATGGGTGTCCAGGTAGTTCAACTGGTTGAGCGAACGACCCACGATCAGGGGTTATcgtccccgatgcagcggctTGGgttgattccagctcatggccctttgctgctgGTCTTCCCCCAAtccttctccctactttcctgtcttaCTCTCTACAAACCTGtccaataaaaccaacaaaaggccaaaaataacTTTAGTAAAGCTAATAATGAGAGTGGGTACTACAGTTCTTGAAACCTATTGATAATTTTGCATATCCAGTGTTTCAAATCATTCTTGCACTAGGGAATACCACTTTGACAATATAGCCTGAACTA
This genomic interval carries:
- the scg3 gene encoding secretogranin-3 isoform X2, giving the protein MASKHVGVFVLFQLLVLNVVSQTSAFPTPTASTDDKTVYNRQLTEERPLQEQIAEADSVKAALQSAESKRSAASKDAGSEQDDFTMLKSLADGQKSKETTEVPVKKEDQYVPDESDSTKSRRLAEDYDSTKNGMEYDDPESFRQVDGTPLTAEDIVQKIANKIYEEDDRGVFDRIVSKLLKLGLITDNQADTLEYQVAEALQDLITKNAKNNEIEGAESNDQETRGEQDDQGSDTDAWEPPRRRYNEDEDEEEEDEDEVEDEVDRDAEEEGDTPDNTWDKGTEEGNEVSPEDGLQDLQYFPNFYRLLKSLDSEQDTQERETLITIMKTLIDFVKMMVKYGTITPEEGVSYLENLDAMIAMQTKNKLGKSLVLPDFAGPNGKNLDEDDNTKAEAAKMQKEYENLKDSTKEDQPSTETNQPGKSETYLEAIRKNIEWLKKHNKDEGKDDYDLSKLKDFMDQQVDSYIEKGIIAKDEGDTIKRIYSSL
- the scg3 gene encoding secretogranin-3 isoform X1; protein product: MASKHVGVFVLFQLLVLNVVSQTSAFPTPTASTDDKTVYNRQLTEERPLQEQIAEADSVKAALQSAESKRSAASKDAGSEQDDFTMLKSLADGQKSKETTEVPVKKEDQYVPDESDSTKSRRLAEDYDSTKNGMEYGKYQDDPESFRQVDGTPLTAEDIVQKIANKIYEEDDRGVFDRIVSKLLKLGLITDNQADTLEYQVAEALQDLITKNAKNNEIEGAESNDQETRGEQDDQGSDTDAWEPPRRRYNEDEDEEEEDEDEVEDEVDRDAEEEGDTPDNTWDKGTEEGNEVSPEDGLQDLQYFPNFYRLLKSLDSEQDTQERETLITIMKTLIDFVKMMVKYGTITPEEGVSYLENLDAMIAMQTKNKLGKSLVLPDFAGPNGKNLDEDDNTKAEAAKMQKEYENLKDSTKEDQPSTETNQPGKSETYLEAIRKNIEWLKKHNKDEGKDDYDLSKLKDFMDQQVDSYIEKGIIAKDEGDTIKRIYSSL